The following are from one region of the Leclercia sp. AS011 genome:
- a CDS encoding DNA repair protein, with the protein MSTPIKRLEIIKNAIELEDDDIIESQLARLKSEAFDDELQAIVVALEQKNYTGAIAAIARWLQSQRAVTTWRDPQLAASKLELKALEERLRDLIDRRNARVQQLDEFNDLYLTRLGPLMSQILALRKTLAELNLRRQQAEARRREADYRRCQQYVAQAVEVLTTLTQHWRDLPADSVQAATARKQLQQQSNLIANLLAEAQELETGLTREEEPARQARDEANDEYEKYREQQHEAEIRLRKGKDLSEEDQNELKRLWRQASKLCHPDLVADDLKEEANAMMVQLNQAKQRGDVKAIRSLVARLHQGLEPMMASDRLNDLTRIRKKMAQVREQIDTLLSELAELEKEESWLLVSSLSNMETYFAQQERALHEVRTSLEHQVSEAQLDDVA; encoded by the coding sequence ATGAGCACACCGATCAAACGGCTGGAAATCATTAAAAATGCCATCGAGCTGGAAGATGACGACATCATCGAGAGCCAGCTGGCACGGTTAAAAAGCGAAGCCTTTGACGATGAGCTGCAGGCGATCGTCGTGGCGCTTGAGCAGAAAAACTATACCGGGGCGATAGCGGCTATTGCCCGTTGGTTACAGAGCCAGCGCGCCGTCACAACGTGGCGGGATCCACAGCTGGCTGCCAGCAAGCTGGAGCTGAAGGCGCTGGAAGAGCGTCTGCGCGATCTGATCGACAGGCGTAACGCTCGCGTTCAGCAGCTGGACGAATTTAACGACCTCTACCTCACCCGTCTCGGCCCGCTGATGAGCCAGATCCTTGCCCTGCGCAAAACCCTGGCGGAGCTGAATCTGCGCCGTCAGCAGGCGGAGGCGCGCCGTCGGGAAGCGGACTATCGCCGCTGTCAGCAGTATGTCGCCCAGGCGGTGGAGGTGCTGACCACCCTGACTCAGCACTGGCGCGATCTGCCCGCCGACTCGGTGCAGGCCGCCACGGCGCGTAAGCAGTTGCAACAGCAAAGTAACCTGATCGCCAACCTGCTGGCCGAAGCCCAGGAGCTGGAAACGGGCCTGACCCGCGAAGAGGAGCCTGCCCGCCAGGCGCGGGACGAGGCCAACGACGAGTACGAAAAATACCGCGAGCAGCAGCATGAAGCGGAGATCCGCCTGCGCAAGGGCAAGGACCTCTCCGAAGAGGATCAGAACGAGTTAAAACGACTCTGGCGCCAGGCGAGCAAGCTCTGTCACCCGGATCTGGTGGCGGACGATCTGAAGGAAGAGGCCAACGCCATGATGGTGCAGCTGAACCAGGCGAAGCAGCGTGGCGACGTGAAAGCGATCCGCTCCCTGGTGGCCCGTCTGCATCAGGGGCTGGAGCCGATGATGGCCAGCGACAGGCTGAACGACCTGACGCGTATCCGCAAAAAGATGGCCCAGGTGCGGGAGCAGATCGACACCCTGTTGAGCGAGCTGGCGGAGCTTGAAAAGGAGGAGTCCTGGCTGCTGGTCTCCTCGCTGAGCAATATGGAAACTTACTTTGCCCAGCAGGAGAGAGCCCTGCACGAGGTGCGCACCTCGCTGGAACATCAGGTCAGCGAAGCGCAGCTCGACGACGTGGCCTGA
- the bcsO gene encoding cellulose biosynthesis protein BcsO, producing the protein MKNYDDLQRFKDKTRTGDIHFKDLSAQNKQASNSGWAIINQLAGVDNDAALAKAGSVAVPVPQSVKPGELDAAFASLTKTPVAEPAGSAPSILQSLSADSAEKAAQAQLNPAASSLFDQLRPEATPHATVKETPVAAAPSAFQAAPALAPVAAPVPAPAEAVAPPKPAEPVRFDQLFATKTSGRASHPVKDLPLQPLLERIASCR; encoded by the coding sequence ATGAAAAATTATGATGATTTGCAGCGTTTCAAGGATAAAACGCGCACCGGTGACATCCATTTCAAGGATCTGTCGGCGCAAAACAAACAGGCGTCGAACAGCGGCTGGGCGATTATCAATCAGCTGGCAGGTGTAGATAATGACGCAGCACTGGCGAAGGCCGGCAGCGTGGCGGTGCCCGTTCCGCAGTCCGTTAAACCCGGTGAACTGGATGCGGCTTTTGCCAGCCTGACGAAGACGCCCGTGGCGGAGCCTGCCGGTTCAGCCCCGTCTATCCTGCAGAGCTTAAGTGCTGACAGCGCAGAGAAAGCAGCGCAAGCGCAGCTTAACCCGGCGGCATCTTCTCTGTTCGATCAGCTGCGCCCTGAGGCCACCCCCCACGCGACCGTGAAAGAGACGCCTGTCGCGGCGGCGCCTTCCGCATTCCAGGCCGCGCCCGCGCTCGCGCCGGTCGCTGCACCCGTACCCGCACCTGCTGAGGCAGTGGCCCCGCCAAAACCGGCGGAGCCGGTGCGCTTCGATCAGCTGTTTGCCACCAAAACGTCCGGGCGCGCCAGCCATCCGGTGAAAGATCTTCCGTTACAACCGCTCCTGGAGAGAATCGCTTCATGCCGTTAG
- the bcsQ gene encoding cellulose biosynthesis protein BcsQ, giving the protein MPLVCICSPKGGVGKTTVTANLAYALARSGNKVLAIDFDVQNALRLHFGVPLSDGRGYVARANESADWSQSVLTAGNNMFVLPYGEVTEEQRMVFEHNLTSDSNFLARGLSSLLNYPGLVILADFPPGPNPALKAISPLADLHLVTLLADTASLSLLPHIENHRLTGGAPPDNKAGYYFLVNQSDNRRHISRDVTAFLQQRLGDRLLGVINRDESVPEANASQQSILDFNATSAAAFDIELVSKRIAGILGIQVGDGAVHANLRTSSF; this is encoded by the coding sequence ATGCCGTTAGTGTGTATTTGCTCGCCAAAAGGCGGAGTAGGGAAAACCACGGTCACGGCCAACCTCGCTTATGCTCTGGCTCGTTCCGGCAATAAAGTTCTGGCCATTGACTTCGATGTACAGAACGCACTGCGCCTGCACTTTGGCGTGCCCTTGTCGGACGGACGCGGCTACGTTGCGCGGGCCAATGAGTCGGCAGACTGGAGCCAGTCGGTGTTGACCGCGGGCAACAATATGTTCGTTCTGCCCTATGGCGAAGTGACGGAAGAACAGCGCATGGTGTTTGAGCATAACCTCACCAGCGACAGCAACTTCCTGGCGCGAGGCTTAAGCTCCCTGCTGAACTATCCGGGGCTGGTCATCCTGGCCGACTTCCCGCCAGGGCCGAACCCGGCGCTGAAGGCGATCTCGCCGCTGGCCGATCTGCATCTGGTGACGCTGCTGGCCGACACTGCGTCGCTGTCCCTGCTGCCCCATATTGAAAACCACCGGCTGACCGGCGGCGCACCGCCAGATAACAAGGCCGGATACTATTTCCTGGTGAACCAGAGTGACAACCGCCGCCATATCAGCCGTGACGTCACTGCCTTCTTACAGCAACGCCTCGGTGACCGCCTGCTGGGCGTGATTAACCGGGATGAAAGCGTGCCTGAGGCCAATGCCTCACAGCAGTCGATACTGGATTTCAACGCCACCTCGGCGGCTGCGTTCGATATCGAGCTGGTGAGTAAGCGTATCGCGGGTATTTTGGGGATCCAGGTCGGTGACGGGGCCGTGCACGCCAATCTGAGAACCTCCAGCTTCTGA
- the bcsA gene encoding UDP-forming cellulose synthase catalytic subunit — MKKALFYLLLLVLAPIAVLIIITPMDSQKQYIFGLISIGALLLLGFSKHHRVSVIMMIVAVLMSTRYIWFRATQTLHFNSEIEAILGIGLFLAELYIWITIILSYLQNLFPLQRKIVPLPDDMALWPTVDIYIPSYNESLDVVRDTVLAAQCLDYPADKLKIYLLDDGKRSEFAVFAANVGVGYITRNDNSHAKAGNLNHAMKLTKGELICVFDCDHVATRIFLQATVGAFLQDPRLALMQTPHYFYSPDPFERNLSAGRDIPNEGQLFYGQIQRGNDNWNATFFCGSCAVIRRSALEEIGGFAVETVTEDAHTALKMQRLGWKSAYLNIPLAAGLATERLVVHVIQRTRWARGMTQILRVDNPLLGRGLKWQQRLCYLNAMLSFQFALPRVAFLTAPLAYLLFNLNIIHSSASLIFAYMLPHLFLCIYVNSRVNGRFRYSFWGEIYDLVLAFHLVLPTVITLIFPKRGKFNVTDKGALLDVGYFDFSIVRPHLIIAVLLAAGVVAGITRAVAHDYFNVDPMVIALNVGWGLYSLIFLLAAIAVARETRQTRKTIRIDANVPVVIHYASGISSRSHTLDLSMGGCRIAVVDDRHLTDEIEEIELQLQSGAISIPVSVIAHDEQYIRLMFAEIPLDRRRELVRVVLARADAWINPPKPQDNPFRSLFIIIRSVFDLFWLTWKDRREKRRHRHENARRGNNANEDTAV, encoded by the coding sequence ATGAAAAAGGCGCTGTTTTATTTACTGCTATTGGTCTTAGCACCCATCGCCGTATTAATTATTATCACTCCAATGGACAGCCAGAAGCAGTATATCTTCGGCTTAATCAGTATTGGGGCATTGTTGTTGCTGGGCTTTAGCAAACATCATCGTGTGTCGGTGATCATGATGATTGTGGCAGTGTTAATGTCCACACGATATATCTGGTTTCGTGCCACGCAGACGCTGCACTTTAATTCCGAAATAGAGGCCATACTCGGCATCGGGTTATTTCTTGCCGAACTCTATATCTGGATAACCATTATTTTAAGTTATCTGCAAAACCTGTTTCCGCTCCAGCGTAAGATCGTACCGCTGCCCGATGATATGGCGCTGTGGCCGACGGTGGATATCTATATCCCGTCGTACAACGAAAGTCTGGACGTGGTGCGCGATACGGTGCTGGCGGCGCAATGCCTGGATTACCCGGCCGACAAGCTCAAGATCTACCTGCTCGATGACGGCAAGCGTAGCGAGTTTGCGGTATTTGCCGCCAACGTCGGGGTAGGGTACATCACCCGTAACGACAACTCCCACGCCAAAGCGGGCAACCTCAACCACGCCATGAAGCTCACCAAAGGCGAGCTGATCTGCGTCTTTGACTGCGACCACGTGGCGACGCGTATCTTCCTGCAGGCAACCGTCGGGGCCTTCCTGCAAGACCCACGTCTGGCGCTGATGCAGACCCCACACTACTTCTACTCGCCGGATCCGTTCGAGCGTAACCTCTCCGCGGGCCGCGATATTCCCAACGAAGGCCAGCTGTTCTACGGGCAGATCCAGCGCGGGAACGATAACTGGAATGCCACCTTCTTCTGCGGCTCCTGCGCGGTGATCCGTCGCAGCGCGTTAGAGGAGATCGGCGGCTTTGCGGTTGAGACTGTGACCGAAGATGCCCATACCGCGCTGAAGATGCAGCGTCTGGGCTGGAAGTCGGCCTATCTTAATATTCCGCTGGCGGCAGGGCTGGCGACCGAGCGTCTGGTGGTGCACGTCATTCAGCGTACCCGCTGGGCGCGCGGCATGACCCAGATTTTGCGGGTCGATAACCCGCTGCTGGGCCGCGGCCTGAAGTGGCAGCAGCGTCTTTGTTACCTCAACGCCATGCTGTCGTTCCAGTTTGCGCTGCCGCGCGTGGCGTTCCTGACCGCGCCGCTGGCGTACCTGCTGTTTAACCTGAACATTATTCACTCCTCGGCGAGCCTGATTTTCGCCTACATGCTGCCGCACCTGTTCCTCTGTATCTATGTGAACTCGCGGGTCAACGGGCGTTTCCGCTACAGCTTCTGGGGGGAGATCTACGACCTGGTGCTGGCCTTCCATCTGGTGCTGCCGACGGTGATCACCCTGATCTTCCCGAAACGCGGCAAGTTCAACGTGACCGATAAAGGCGCGCTGCTGGACGTGGGCTATTTCGATTTCAGCATTGTGCGCCCACACCTGATCATCGCCGTGCTGCTGGCGGCAGGGGTGGTGGCCGGGATTACGCGCGCCGTCGCCCACGACTACTTTAACGTGGATCCGATGGTTATCGCTCTTAACGTCGGCTGGGGCCTCTACAGCCTGATCTTCCTGCTGGCCGCCATTGCCGTGGCCCGTGAGACCCGTCAGACGCGTAAAACTATCCGTATTGATGCCAACGTGCCGGTGGTGATCCACTACGCCAGCGGCATCTCCTCGCGCAGCCATACCCTGGATCTCTCCATGGGCGGCTGCCGTATTGCGGTGGTGGATGACCGCCACCTGACCGATGAAATCGAAGAGATCGAGCTGCAATTGCAGTCCGGTGCCATCAGCATTCCGGTGAGCGTGATTGCCCACGACGAACAGTACATTCGCCTGATGTTTGCCGAGATCCCGCTGGACCGCCGTCGCGAACTGGTGCGGGTGGTACTGGCCCGCGCCGATGCGTGGATCAACCCGCCAAAACCGCAGGACAACCCGTTCCGCTCGTTGTTTATCATCATTCGCAGCGTGTTCGATCTGTTCTGGCTGACCTGGAAAGACCGTCGTGAAAAGCGCCGTCATCGCCATGAGAACGCACGCCGCGGGAATAACGCCAACGAGGACACTGCTGTATGA
- the bcsB gene encoding cellulose biosynthesis cyclic di-GMP-binding regulatory protein BcsB: MKGMTRKALQMALMFGVLVQPVTAEEPTTVESLLPVDLPPPVTETAQPAADATPAAAETDPATLPAPDTLPAFQTPPVAETTPVPEAAPATPAPDAASAAPMGITPGITSSITVAQMGQPNGVVLSGGQLQGGIDFTLSADQVITNAQLELNLKVSPAMAARNTTLQLMLNGQPLGTVPLGSADSNVSSYQLDIPAAMVVSRNNISFKINDGDALLCQRDLSDSYQVTIMPNTRLDLEAQQLNISADLSHFPRPFLDEMQMTPTTLTFAFPAKTLPEQVGAAALIASWLGIEADYRGIAFDALHDQLPEKNGILFGKPGESIGGLTLPASNGATLQVVDNPGNPIYKLLLVVGNNEQQLKSAAWRLTRGQFNAQTTSLPVEAQNIPVSKPYDAPRWISTDRPVLLSELMRKDQSLTVTGIWHEPLTLAFRAAPDLFMWDGDTIPLKVAYRFPSESWIDEQRSYLSMTFNGAFLRNLPVNKQGLLESLWHKLGGDARQENVEVPLEPYLIYGDNQLQLYFNIQTKETAPCSVLLNNNIKSRIDEDSSIDLSKTRHFTLLPNLSYFVGASFPFTRLADFSQTVLLLPENPSESEISTLLDLSARSGNATGTALNNNRVMFGLPSGGANLLRLSNSDVLAVSSLNQTAFNRALLAQSPFVSNEHSFGVRQPKMWEKAQRLLEGDWNASGVDADRYFSSNESWRGFVSFRSQWNPERLVVMAIGSDDAQLARLHTDLNSARINAGIRGDTAIITDENGVRSFRVGPQFPSGQMPWYMMVVWYATQHSAMLAIFGLLFASIIGLSLYSLLKKRAHKRLNPQDSDRE, encoded by the coding sequence ATGAAAGGGATGACCCGTAAAGCGCTGCAGATGGCGCTGATGTTTGGCGTGCTGGTGCAGCCGGTGACGGCGGAAGAGCCGACCACCGTGGAATCGCTGCTGCCGGTGGATCTCCCGCCGCCGGTAACAGAGACGGCGCAGCCTGCGGCAGATGCGACGCCTGCTGCGGCCGAAACGGACCCGGCCACGTTGCCTGCCCCCGACACGCTGCCCGCTTTCCAGACTCCACCGGTCGCGGAGACGACCCCGGTGCCTGAGGCTGCGCCTGCCACACCAGCGCCCGATGCCGCGTCTGCGGCGCCGATGGGCATCACTCCTGGCATCACCAGCAGCATCACCGTTGCCCAGATGGGGCAGCCGAACGGCGTGGTGTTGAGCGGTGGTCAGCTGCAGGGCGGGATCGACTTTACTCTCTCTGCGGACCAGGTGATCACCAACGCCCAGCTGGAGCTGAACCTCAAGGTCTCTCCGGCGATGGCCGCCCGCAACACCACCCTGCAGCTGATGCTCAACGGCCAGCCGCTGGGGACGGTGCCGCTGGGCTCCGCCGACAGCAATGTCTCGAGCTATCAGCTGGATATTCCGGCGGCGATGGTGGTGTCCCGCAACAACATCAGCTTCAAAATTAACGACGGAGATGCGCTGCTGTGCCAGCGCGATCTGTCCGACAGCTACCAGGTCACCATCATGCCGAACACCCGGCTGGACCTGGAGGCGCAGCAGCTGAACATCAGCGCGGATCTCAGCCACTTCCCGCGCCCGTTCCTCGATGAAATGCAAATGACGCCGACCACGCTGACCTTCGCGTTCCCGGCCAAAACCCTGCCGGAGCAGGTGGGCGCTGCGGCGCTGATCGCCTCCTGGCTGGGGATCGAAGCGGACTATCGCGGCATCGCCTTTGATGCGCTGCATGACCAGCTGCCGGAGAAAAACGGCATCCTGTTTGGTAAACCGGGCGAGTCCATCGGCGGCTTAACCCTGCCGGCCTCGAACGGGGCCACGCTGCAGGTGGTCGATAACCCGGGCAACCCGATCTACAAGCTGCTGCTGGTGGTGGGAAATAACGAGCAGCAGCTGAAAAGCGCCGCGTGGCGTCTGACCCGCGGGCAGTTCAACGCCCAGACCACCAGCCTGCCGGTTGAAGCGCAGAACATCCCGGTCAGCAAACCTTATGATGCCCCGCGCTGGATCTCGACCGATCGCCCGGTGCTGCTGAGCGAGCTGATGCGTAAGGATCAGAGCCTGACGGTGACCGGCATCTGGCACGAGCCGCTGACCCTGGCCTTCCGCGCCGCGCCCGACCTGTTTATGTGGGATGGCGACACCATTCCGCTGAAAGTGGCCTACCGCTTCCCGTCCGAAAGCTGGATTGACGAGCAGCGTTCCTACCTGTCGATGACCTTCAACGGCGCGTTCCTGCGCAACCTGCCGGTCAACAAACAGGGGCTGCTCGAAAGCCTGTGGCATAAGCTCGGCGGCGATGCGCGTCAGGAGAATGTTGAGGTGCCGCTGGAGCCGTATCTGATTTATGGCGACAACCAGCTGCAACTCTATTTCAACATCCAGACCAAAGAGACCGCGCCGTGCAGCGTGCTGCTCAATAACAACATCAAGAGCCGTATCGACGAAGACTCGAGTATCGATCTGAGCAAAACGCGCCACTTCACGCTGCTGCCGAACCTCTCGTATTTCGTCGGTGCCTCGTTCCCGTTCACCCGTCTGGCGGATTTCTCCCAGACGGTGCTGCTGCTGCCGGAGAACCCGAGCGAAAGCGAGATTAGCACCCTGCTGGATCTCTCTGCCCGTTCCGGTAACGCCACCGGCACCGCGCTGAACAACAACCGGGTGATGTTTGGCCTGCCGTCCGGCGGAGCGAACCTGCTGCGCCTGAGCAACAGCGACGTGCTGGCGGTCTCCTCGTTGAATCAAACCGCCTTTAACCGCGCCCTGCTGGCGCAGTCGCCGTTTGTCAGCAACGAGCACAGCTTTGGCGTGCGCCAGCCCAAAATGTGGGAAAAAGCGCAGCGTCTGCTGGAGGGGGACTGGAACGCGTCGGGCGTGGATGCCGACCGCTACTTCTCGTCTAACGAATCCTGGCGCGGCTTTGTCAGCTTCCGCTCCCAGTGGAACCCGGAGCGTCTGGTGGTGATGGCGATCGGCAGTGACGACGCCCAGCTGGCGCGTCTGCATACCGACCTCAACTCCGCCCGTATAAACGCCGGCATCCGCGGCGATACCGCGATCATCACCGATGAGAACGGCGTGCGCAGCTTCCGCGTCGGCCCGCAGTTCCCGAGCGGCCAGATGCCCTGGTACATGATGGTGGTGTGGTATGCCACGCAGCACTCCGCCATGCTGGCGATTTTTGGACTGCTGTTCGCGTCGATTATTGGCCTGAGCCTCTACTCGTTACTGAAAAAACGCGCGCACAAACGTCTTAACCCACAGGATTCAGATCGTGAGTAA